A genomic region of Dactylococcopsis salina PCC 8305 contains the following coding sequences:
- a CDS encoding ABC transporter permease codes for MLLGRVGAIAANGFREVIRDRILYFIGFFALLMVIALRLLPQISVGADEKILLDLSLGGIGLLGAVVAIFVGTGLINKEIEKRTVLVLIPKPITRAELMIGKHLGLSAVLIVLVTVMGIIGFGLLSLNGIDYPVGSIALSLIYLIIELSLLVAVALLFGVFTSSILATLLSFGVYLVGHFSRDLLELGNLSDNPNVKALTETLYLILPDLSRLNFRNEAVYALLPDTTQLLSNAVYGIIYTILLLTIATLIFSRRQF; via the coding sequence ATGTTATTAGGAAGAGTTGGCGCGATCGCCGCGAATGGGTTTCGCGAAGTGATCCGCGATCGCATCTTATATTTTATTGGTTTTTTTGCCCTATTAATGGTAATTGCATTGCGATTATTGCCCCAAATTTCTGTCGGTGCTGATGAGAAAATTCTGCTGGATTTGAGTTTAGGTGGAATCGGTTTACTTGGCGCAGTTGTTGCTATTTTTGTGGGAACTGGTTTAATTAATAAAGAGATTGAAAAACGCACGGTTTTAGTGTTAATTCCCAAACCCATTACCCGCGCTGAATTAATGATTGGTAAGCATTTAGGATTATCTGCGGTGTTAATCGTATTAGTGACAGTGATGGGGATAATTGGCTTCGGATTATTAAGTTTAAATGGGATTGATTATCCCGTCGGTTCGATCGCCTTATCTTTAATTTATTTAATCATTGAACTGTCTCTTTTAGTCGCTGTCGCGCTCTTATTTGGCGTATTTACCAGTTCCATTCTTGCAACTTTACTCTCTTTTGGTGTTTATTTAGTCGGACATTTTAGTCGTGATTTACTAGAGTTAGGAAATCTCAGCGATAATCCCAATGTTAAAGCACTTACCGAAACCCTTTATCTGATTTTGCCTGATTTATCTCGTCTCAATTTTCGTAACGAAGCGGTTTATGCTTTACTCCCTGATACCACACAATTACTCAGTAATGCTGTGTATGGCATCATCTACACCATTTTACTTTTAACCATTGCAACGTTAATTTTTTCTCGCCGTCAATTTTAA
- the phnD gene encoding phosphate/phosphite/phosphonate ABC transporter substrate-binding protein: protein MTKPTRRKFLWYSVAAGLSTIALGSWQKASLGQSDCPRPEKMSERFCDRNGDLVADTPDNPIDPRTLVFAYTPVEDPAVYRDVWAGFLDHMRQVTGKRVQFFAVDSNAAQLEAMRAGRLHVAGFNTGSVPFAVNFAGFVPFTMMAANDGSFGYEMEIIVPADSPIQSVEELKGKQIAFTSPTSNSGFKAPSALLKSEFNMEKDQDYSSTFSGSHENSILGVYNNDYTAASIANSVLSRMKARGVVEGNELRTIYKSDTFPTTAYGYIYNLEPQLAAKIKEAFRTFEWEGSQLKEEFSKSGEDQFIPITYQKEWEVIRKIDNALGVSYTNP, encoded by the coding sequence ATGACTAAACCAACTCGACGTAAGTTTTTATGGTATTCTGTAGCGGCAGGCTTGAGCACGATCGCCCTCGGAAGCTGGCAAAAAGCATCCCTTGGACAATCGGACTGCCCTCGCCCTGAAAAAATGTCAGAACGATTCTGCGATCGAAACGGAGACTTAGTCGCAGATACTCCCGACAATCCCATTGATCCGAGAACATTAGTTTTCGCTTACACTCCTGTAGAAGACCCCGCCGTGTATCGAGATGTTTGGGCGGGCTTTTTAGATCATATGCGTCAGGTGACTGGAAAACGAGTGCAATTTTTCGCTGTTGACTCGAACGCGGCACAATTAGAAGCAATGCGGGCAGGTCGTCTCCATGTGGCTGGCTTTAACACGGGTAGTGTTCCCTTTGCGGTCAATTTTGCTGGGTTTGTTCCCTTTACCATGATGGCGGCGAATGATGGAAGTTTCGGTTATGAAATGGAAATTATTGTTCCTGCTGATAGTCCGATTCAAAGCGTCGAAGAATTAAAAGGCAAACAAATCGCCTTTACCTCTCCCACTTCCAATTCTGGATTTAAAGCCCCTTCGGCACTACTAAAATCGGAATTCAACATGGAAAAAGACCAAGACTATTCCTCCACTTTTTCCGGTTCTCACGAGAACTCGATTTTAGGGGTTTATAACAACGATTATACTGCTGCTTCGATCGCCAACTCTGTTCTCTCTCGGATGAAAGCGCGAGGAGTTGTGGAGGGGAATGAACTTCGCACCATCTATAAATCCGACACTTTTCCCACCACTGCTTACGGATACATTTATAATCTCGAACCGCAATTGGCAGCGAAAATTAAAGAAGCATTCCGAACCTTTGAGTGGGAAGGAAGCCAACTGAAAGAAGAGTTTAGCAAGTCTGGTGAAGATCAATTCATCCCCATTACTTACCAAAAAGAATGGGAAGTGATCCGCAAAATTGATAATGCTCTCGGTGTGAGCTATACCAACCCGTAA
- the phnC gene encoding phosphonate ABC transporter ATP-binding protein — MEANKTLLQLQSLNKQYGNDEPAIKDIDLILPQGQVLALIGPSGAGKSTLIRCINRLVEPTSGKVWLDNQEVTGLSKNSLRRVRRKMGMIFQEYALVERLTVMENVLSGQLGYVGFWQSWLRRFPQATIEEAFRLLDRVGLSQFPDQRADALSGGQRQRVGIARALLQNPDLLLVDEPTASLDPKTARQIMRLITELAQERGLGVILNIHDVQLAQRFAQRIVGLNQGSIVYDGSPNGLDANTLTDIYGEEDWTTPQEVEA, encoded by the coding sequence ATGGAAGCAAACAAAACTCTCTTGCAATTGCAGAGCTTAAACAAGCAATATGGCAACGATGAGCCAGCAATTAAAGATATTGACCTGATTCTACCTCAAGGACAAGTGCTGGCTCTTATTGGCCCTTCTGGGGCGGGAAAAAGCACACTCATTCGCTGTATCAATCGTTTGGTTGAACCGACATCGGGGAAAGTTTGGTTGGATAACCAAGAGGTGACAGGGTTGTCTAAAAATTCCTTACGACGGGTGCGACGGAAAATGGGAATGATTTTCCAAGAATATGCTCTCGTGGAACGGTTGACGGTGATGGAGAATGTCCTCTCTGGTCAATTGGGTTATGTGGGGTTTTGGCAAAGTTGGTTACGGCGATTTCCCCAAGCAACGATCGAGGAGGCGTTTCGGTTGCTCGATCGAGTAGGATTATCTCAATTCCCTGATCAACGTGCTGATGCGCTTTCTGGTGGACAACGGCAGCGTGTAGGAATTGCCCGCGCTCTTTTACAAAATCCCGATTTACTGCTTGTGGATGAACCCACCGCTAGTTTAGACCCCAAAACTGCCCGACAAATTATGCGATTGATCACAGAATTAGCACAAGAACGAGGATTAGGGGTAATTCTGAACATCCATGATGTACAACTGGCGCAACGGTTTGCTCAGAGAATTGTGGGTTTAAATCAGGGAAGCATTGTTTATGATGGTTCTCCCAACGGTTTGGATGCCAACACACTTACAGATATTTACGGCGAGGAAGACTGGACAACACCGCAAGAGGTGGAAGCATGA
- the phnE gene encoding phosphonate ABC transporter, permease protein PhnE, with the protein MKARYWSPPPLIANGFLRWGLLLGTIVYLVLAINTLSIDVERLAQGLSRIGRLFSGFLQPDFISRGQDIVRGILESLTMTVIATVVGVILSIPVGLGAARNLSPLPLYLVCRALVTLSRTFQEVIIAILFVVMVGFGPLAGVLTLSFTTIGFLAKLLAEDIEEIDRAQVEAIRATGANWAQVIIYGVIPQVTPRLVGLSAYRFDINLRESSVVGVVGAGGIGDTLQTSFSRYDYSTSAAILIVIIVLVMATEIASSWIRKRLQ; encoded by the coding sequence ATGAAAGCGCGTTATTGGTCTCCTCCCCCATTGATTGCCAATGGTTTCTTACGGTGGGGACTGTTATTGGGAACAATTGTTTATCTGGTTTTAGCGATTAATACCCTCTCCATTGATGTTGAACGACTGGCACAAGGTTTAAGTCGCATTGGGAGATTATTTTCAGGATTTTTACAGCCTGATTTTATTTCACGGGGACAAGATATTGTGCGAGGGATTCTAGAAAGTTTAACCATGACGGTGATTGCAACGGTGGTGGGGGTGATCCTTTCTATTCCTGTGGGATTAGGGGCGGCGCGAAATTTATCCCCTCTCCCTTTGTATTTGGTTTGTCGCGCCTTAGTTACCCTTTCTCGCACCTTTCAAGAGGTGATTATTGCCATTTTATTTGTGGTGATGGTGGGGTTTGGTCCCCTTGCAGGAGTGTTAACTTTAAGTTTTACTACCATTGGTTTTTTAGCGAAATTACTCGCCGAAGATATTGAAGAGATCGATCGCGCGCAAGTGGAGGCAATTCGCGCCACAGGGGCAAATTGGGCGCAGGTGATTATTTATGGGGTGATTCCTCAAGTCACGCCCCGTTTGGTGGGATTAAGTGCGTACCGCTTTGATATTAATCTACGGGAATCATCAGTGGTGGGGGTTGTCGGCGCTGGTGGTATTGGGGATACGTTACAAACATCATTTAGTCGCTACGATTACAGCACCTCCGCCGCGATTTTAATTGTGATTATTGTGCTGGTGATGGCGACAGAAATTGCGTCGAGTTGGATTCGGAAGAGGTTGCAATAA
- the phnE gene encoding phosphonate ABC transporter, permease protein PhnE has product MPVKELNGVKVWQKRDRIANLIRWFVGFVGIVVVFLCWKVISDATIWVFVLDAPQQAGDMISRMFPPRWSYLNELWKPLWDTINIATLGTIIGVSIAFFVSFLAARNTTPHPIVRSIALLVIVTSRSVNSLIWGLLLVAIIGPGVLAGVIAIGLRSIGFVGKLFYEAIEEIDIEPVEAITATGASSQQVLTYGILPQVLPAFVGTSVFRWDINIRESTVIGLVGAGGIGISLDASISALKWSQASVIFIVIFAMVLISEWVSATIRNKII; this is encoded by the coding sequence ATGCCAGTTAAGGAATTGAATGGGGTTAAGGTTTGGCAAAAGCGCGATCGCATAGCCAATTTAATCCGATGGTTTGTGGGGTTTGTGGGGATAGTTGTGGTGTTTCTCTGTTGGAAAGTGATTTCTGACGCGACAATTTGGGTTTTTGTCCTCGACGCACCGCAACAAGCAGGGGATATGATTTCTCGAATGTTTCCCCCGCGATGGTCTTATCTGAATGAGTTATGGAAGCCTTTGTGGGATACGATTAATATTGCCACTTTGGGAACAATCATTGGCGTGAGTATTGCCTTTTTTGTGTCGTTTCTGGCGGCGAGAAATACCACCCCCCATCCGATTGTGCGATCAATCGCGCTATTGGTGATTGTCACCTCTCGATCGGTGAATTCTTTGATTTGGGGACTGTTATTGGTGGCAATTATTGGCCCTGGGGTTTTAGCTGGTGTGATTGCGATTGGTTTACGTTCGATCGGGTTTGTGGGTAAATTATTTTACGAGGCGATCGAAGAAATTGACATTGAACCCGTAGAAGCCATTACCGCTACTGGTGCGAGTTCACAACAAGTTTTAACCTATGGCATCTTACCGCAAGTTTTACCCGCATTTGTGGGAACATCAGTCTTTCGCTGGGATATCAACATTCGAGAATCCACTGTTATTGGCTTAGTGGGTGCTGGTGGCATTGGCATTAGTCTGGATGCTTCAATTAGTGCCTTAAAATGGTCTCAAGCCAGTGTAATTTTTATTGTTATTTTCGCCATGGTTTTAATTAGTGAATGGGTTTCCGCAACCATCCGCAATAAAATCATTTAA
- a CDS encoding OmpA family protein, producing the protein MNPKFLKYSEVFSFLAFIFVIFFVLLRLDLLQTERVASQVPELEAELEKAQATADKIPRLQRQLAAARDTAEEVYALQEKVESLQEKAARVEELQAQLEDAEATAEEVSQLQEQLENAREAAAQTPENPPLIILSERNQSYRFAVGSSDISEEFETALQERIIPLLEAQSQRCNCDAIEVIGHTDNLPVSGGRSNLDEKLIRAFNQAETPNLVPGSNLDLGMMRALSIIRYLKQAQQNGRLTQIEYFLPYSAGQMLKPNHTLDTSPEATGNESRRRIEMRLLKSTAWEEQIGNNNR; encoded by the coding sequence ATGAATCCCAAATTCCTCAAATACTCAGAAGTTTTCTCGTTTCTCGCTTTTATTTTTGTTATCTTTTTTGTCCTCTTACGCTTAGACTTATTACAAACCGAGCGTGTCGCTAGTCAAGTTCCCGAATTGGAAGCAGAGTTAGAAAAAGCACAAGCAACAGCGGACAAAATCCCTCGTTTACAAAGACAGTTAGCCGCAGCGAGAGATACCGCAGAAGAAGTTTATGCTTTACAAGAAAAAGTAGAATCTTTACAAGAAAAAGCGGCGAGAGTAGAAGAATTACAAGCGCAATTAGAAGATGCTGAAGCAACAGCAGAAGAGGTTTCCCAGTTACAAGAACAATTAGAAAATGCCAGAGAAGCAGCGGCGCAAACGCCAGAAAATCCACCGTTGATTATTTTATCAGAACGGAATCAAAGTTATCGGTTTGCGGTTGGTTCTTCGGATATTTCTGAGGAGTTTGAAACTGCATTACAAGAGAGGATTATTCCTTTGTTAGAAGCGCAAAGTCAGCGTTGTAATTGTGATGCGATCGAAGTAATTGGACATACTGATAATTTACCCGTGAGTGGAGGACGATCGAATCTAGATGAAAAATTAATTCGTGCTTTCAATCAAGCAGAAACACCGAATCTAGTACCAGGAAGTAATTTAGATTTAGGAATGATGCGCGCGCTTTCCATTATTCGTTATTTGAAACAAGCGCAACAAAACGGAAGATTAACCCAAATTGAATACTTCCTCCCCTATTCCGCCGGTCAAATGTTAAAGCCTAATCATACCCTAGATACTTCCCCTGAAGCGACTGGAAACGAGAGTCGTCGTCGGATTGAAATGCGCTTGCTTAAATCTACCGCATGGGAAGAGCAAATTGGGAATAATAACCGTTAA
- a CDS encoding AtzE family amidohydrolase, with the protein MDADWKTLDAVAIAQAIRHRKIKATDIITATLTQIEAENPSRNCFTTITKEAAQKQAQAIHRNIEQGSPLGILTGVPFAVKNSFDIAGVTTLAGAKINAENPPATADATAIARLKQGGAILVGALNMDEYAYGFVTENSHYGVTPNPHDASCIAGGSSGASAAAVASGLVPIALGSDTNGSVRVPAALCGVYGLKPTYGRLSRAGTVLLSDSLDQIGIFARSVRDLATVMDLLQGEDITDPVSTKHPPEPCLPQLNLGIRDVRVAVADGYFASGATPEALAVVEELARVLGTSERITLPESDRARAAAYLITASEGASQHLANLKSRPQDFDPATRDRFLAGALIPSQWYHQAQRFRSWYRDRLREVFQNFDIILAPTTPCVAPKIGQKTVNIDGKVMSVRPNLGRFTQPLSFVGLPVLSVPIYPSGSLPLGVQIITSPYNEALLLRLASVLEREGIISITI; encoded by the coding sequence ATGGATGCGGATTGGAAAACCCTTGATGCCGTTGCGATCGCGCAGGCAATTCGCCATCGTAAAATCAAAGCAACGGATATCATTACAGCCACCTTAACTCAAATTGAAGCGGAAAACCCCTCACGGAATTGTTTTACCACAATCACCAAAGAGGCTGCTCAAAAACAAGCACAAGCTATCCACAGAAACATTGAGCAAGGGAGTCCGTTAGGCATCTTAACAGGTGTCCCTTTTGCGGTGAAAAATTCTTTTGATATTGCTGGTGTCACCACCCTTGCTGGGGCGAAAATTAATGCCGAAAATCCTCCCGCCACAGCAGATGCGACGGCGATCGCTCGCTTAAAGCAAGGAGGAGCAATTTTAGTGGGTGCTTTAAATATGGATGAGTATGCCTATGGCTTTGTAACAGAAAACAGTCATTATGGTGTTACTCCCAATCCCCATGATGCTTCTTGCATTGCGGGTGGTTCTTCTGGTGCGTCAGCGGCGGCGGTAGCATCTGGTTTAGTCCCGATCGCCCTCGGATCAGATACCAATGGCTCGGTGAGAGTGCCAGCGGCGTTATGTGGCGTTTATGGGCTAAAACCGACTTATGGACGCTTATCTCGTGCAGGAACGGTCTTATTAAGTGATAGTCTTGACCAAATTGGAATTTTTGCTCGATCGGTGCGAGATTTAGCGACGGTAATGGATTTATTACAGGGTGAAGATATTACTGATCCTGTTTCCACGAAACACCCCCCAGAGCCTTGTCTTCCTCAATTAAATTTAGGCATTCGAGATGTACGGGTTGCGGTGGCTGATGGCTATTTTGCCAGTGGTGCTACCCCAGAAGCTCTCGCGGTGGTGGAAGAATTGGCAAGGGTGTTAGGAACAAGCGAACGGATAACTCTACCCGAATCCGATCGAGCGCGAGCGGCGGCTTATCTGATTACTGCTTCGGAAGGAGCATCTCAACATTTAGCGAATCTCAAATCTCGTCCCCAAGACTTTGATCCAGCAACACGCGATCGCTTTCTCGCTGGGGCTTTAATTCCGAGCCAATGGTATCATCAAGCGCAAAGATTCCGCAGTTGGTATCGAGATCGATTGCGAGAAGTTTTCCAAAATTTCGATATTATTCTCGCGCCTACCACTCCTTGTGTTGCACCAAAAATCGGACAGAAAACTGTCAACATTGACGGAAAAGTTATGTCAGTACGTCCCAATTTAGGACGCTTTACCCAACCGCTTTCTTTTGTCGGTTTACCTGTGTTATCTGTTCCGATTTATCCTTCGGGAAGTCTTCCCCTTGGTGTCCAAATTATTACCTCTCCTTATAATGAAGCTCTCCTCTTACGTTTAGCTAGTGTTTTAGAACGAGAGGGAATCATTTCTATTACTATTTAG
- a CDS encoding 2TM domain-containing protein, which translates to MKMTATETRIQQTYRQEEVQEILQLAIAQKSNRGEFTREQLFEMAAELDLTPETVQAAEKAWLNQQLDAQKRKAFDKYRWHQIKQKFGKYLITNTFLVTLDLLKDSHLSWSLIILLIWGLFLSLDAWKEYHLQGEEYDRAFESWKRKYELRRSAKLLWQSFKERLNRAC; encoded by the coding sequence ATGAAGATGACAGCCACAGAAACCCGTATCCAACAAACCTATCGCCAAGAAGAGGTTCAAGAAATCCTGCAATTGGCGATCGCGCAGAAATCGAATCGGGGAGAATTTACCCGTGAGCAACTCTTTGAGATGGCGGCGGAATTAGACCTCACCCCCGAAACGGTACAAGCAGCAGAAAAAGCCTGGTTAAATCAACAACTAGATGCACAAAAACGGAAAGCCTTTGATAAGTATCGTTGGCATCAAATCAAACAAAAATTTGGAAAATACTTAATTACAAATACCTTTTTAGTGACTCTCGATTTACTCAAAGATAGCCACCTCAGTTGGTCGCTGATCATACTTTTAATCTGGGGATTATTTCTGTCTCTAGATGCCTGGAAAGAATATCATCTACAAGGAGAAGAGTACGATCGAGCGTTTGAAAGTTGGAAGCGCAAATATGAGTTGCGACGTTCCGCAAAGCTACTGTGGCAAAGTTTTAAGGAAAGATTAAATAGGGCTTGCTGA
- a CDS encoding RNA-guided endonuclease InsQ/TnpB family protein → MLSLNYQYKLKVNKQQASTIDEWLDICKSVYNFALRERKDWVNSRKCPIDRCSLESEYIIPPDAPRPTYARQCKSLGMAKKKFPRLSIPQSQVLQQTLKGLEEAFVNMWNRGFGFPRFKKKMRSFVFPQVKPDCIQGKTITLPKLGKLKLVLSRPIPEGFVPKQVRVIKKASGYYANIILQLDVNVPDVPAHGYPIGIDLGLEEFLATSEGELIKGHKFLKESEGELKLLQGQLKNKKKGSRRWKNISRRIARLYEKITNCRKDFFYKTAHHLCDQAGMIFVEDLNLKALGRSALRKACLDAAWGTFVSILSYVCWKRGVYFAKVNANGTSQICPECGVNCGKKTLSERVHKCPDCGFQADRDVAAAMVVKRRGESTVGATGRKLDQGNDVGDEVSTSSSVTL, encoded by the coding sequence ATGCTCAGTCTTAACTACCAGTATAAGCTCAAAGTCAATAAACAACAGGCTTCTACCATTGATGAATGGCTAGATATTTGTAAGTCTGTTTATAATTTTGCCTTGAGAGAGCGCAAAGACTGGGTGAATTCTAGAAAATGTCCAATTGATCGCTGTTCCCTAGAATCCGAGTATATCATTCCTCCCGATGCTCCTAGACCAACTTATGCAAGACAGTGTAAAAGTCTAGGAATGGCGAAGAAAAAGTTTCCTCGATTATCCATTCCTCAATCTCAAGTCCTCCAACAAACTCTAAAAGGTTTAGAAGAGGCTTTTGTAAATATGTGGAATCGAGGATTTGGTTTTCCTAGATTCAAGAAAAAGATGCGTTCTTTTGTCTTTCCCCAAGTTAAACCAGACTGTATTCAAGGGAAAACGATCACTCTTCCGAAATTAGGAAAACTGAAGTTAGTTCTTTCTCGTCCAATTCCTGAAGGATTTGTTCCTAAACAGGTCAGGGTGATTAAGAAAGCTAGTGGGTACTATGCTAATATCATCCTTCAATTAGATGTTAATGTTCCTGATGTTCCTGCTCACGGCTACCCTATTGGAATTGATTTAGGATTGGAGGAATTTTTAGCGACCAGCGAAGGGGAACTGATTAAAGGTCATAAGTTCTTGAAAGAGTCCGAAGGCGAGCTTAAATTGCTGCAAGGTCAACTCAAGAATAAGAAGAAGGGTTCTCGTCGCTGGAAAAACATCAGTCGCCGTATCGCACGACTCTATGAAAAAATAACTAACTGTCGCAAGGATTTCTTCTATAAAACCGCTCATCACCTTTGTGATCAAGCAGGAATGATATTTGTTGAAGACCTTAATCTCAAAGCATTAGGACGATCAGCGTTAAGAAAAGCGTGTCTTGATGCTGCTTGGGGAACATTTGTTAGCATTCTGTCTTATGTCTGTTGGAAAAGAGGAGTATATTTCGCCAAAGTTAACGCTAATGGAACCAGTCAAATTTGTCCTGAATGTGGTGTTAACTGTGGTAAGAAAACTCTTTCTGAACGGGTGCATAAGTGTCCAGATTGTGGATTCCAAGCAGATAGAGATGTAGCGGCGGCGATGGTAGTAAAGAGAAGAGGAGAAAGTACCGTTGGTGCGACGGGAAGAAAGCTCGATCAGGGCAATGATGTCGGGGATGAAGTTTCAACTTCATCTAGCGTCACCCTTTGA